The following is a genomic window from Bubalus bubalis isolate 160015118507 breed Murrah chromosome 6, NDDB_SH_1, whole genome shotgun sequence.
tctcctccagaaAAGAAGTGCCAGAGGGTTtgggaaaaatcattttaaagccTTCTCTAAGTCCAAAAAGTAGTTTATGTTCCACCAGGCAGTGTTTTCATTATCTCTTCCCCCGTGCCCTCTTGTTAATGTCTCTCTGGACCATGTTCAGCTTATCCCAaacctttatttacaaaaattgcCTTGTGAATTGACCCGGCTCATGGTGAGCCTAACACCAAGGGCAAAAATGTGAGACATTTAGGCCAATGGGGATATGTTCTTAATTAATATCAACCCCAAAACACAGCTTCTCACCAGTGTTTCATAAGAACACATCCTTAAGTTATCTTTCCTTATGCCTTTTAAGAGCTATTAATTTTTGAAGGCCACCTGTCTCCTTTTGGCTTCCAACATTAAGAAAATACACACCGACAGTCTCTTATTCATTGCCTAATATATCTTGTATTCCAAAATCAATGTCCTACCTCTCCCACCCTGCAAAAGGTATGGACTTATACGAAAGGCACAATACATGCCATGCTGTAAACACGTAAACCagattttctttccaattttcttCCCTAACACCTCCCAACTTAGGTCCTCCTATGCTCAGTAAGATGGTACTGTGAGACCATGCTTATACTTATTGCACGTCTGTGCACTTAGTCCCAGGCTAACAACGCTGTGTCCTGTATTCAGCGCTGTTCAGTCCGGCAACATTCTCCACCTTGTCTCTATATCCTTCAATTTTCACCATGCACGTTGGTAGCTCTATAATTTTTTATGCCTTGCTAAATCAGGGCAGGAAATGGTGTAACACCAGCAACAAACTTAAGATGTAATTGTAGAAAACTACGATTTTACATCAGAGGTGGTAGGTTTTATTCTTGTACTTCTTTTTTGGCAGGGGGGCTACCAAGTATACCTACCAATGGGTTTGCCTCCAAACTGAAATGATAACTCAAGATATTTGTTACCCATTATTGTCCTCAACTGTGCCCTATAGATTCACTTAATTACAgctgaaaacataaaaatctgtAAGTATTTATATGTATTGGCACTTCTTAAAGAAGCTTGAAATGGCTCATTGATGGTGACTGATTAATTTGCAATAAAAAATTAGACTTCCATTCTTACAATAGTATTCTATGTAGCTTCCCATATTAGTAAACTAAATAAGGAAAACTACACATACTTTGATGTAATTAACCTTTACCTAATAATGCaatggaaaatacatttaaaatcacTCCATAAACCTGaataagagaaaatgataaaaataagtattaaaagatggcagtataattttaaatagttttgaaaTATTAGTCATTTTCCCTATACACAATATTAAGAAAATGCATTACGGAAGACAAAGAAGCCTAATATTTTTTCCTGAGATTTTTGAAGCTTGCTAAATTCCTATTTGCAGATAAATGTTGTTTTTTGTGATCCCCACAACAGACATTAATGAAGTTCCTATTGTAAATCCATAAAGAATTACCAAGTGAAGTGTGCACTTTTTGTTTCAATGCAATAACTCAGTGCTGTGTGATTGCCTGGGTTAATGATGAAAAAGTCAAACATACTATCAGAGCTGATGGAAAAATCTATCAccaatctgaaattaaaattcatcTGTGGTCAATAAGATTTAATATCCATGCAAGTGGCGCTGTAAAGAGTAAATGAATCAATGTCATCAATACATAATCAGTATGAAATATGATGTGAATAAAATTATGCGCACAAGTCATACATTTCACTCTTTTCTGGGCCAGTGTGGAATGAACAGTCTCTTAACTGAAGGTTGACAGTAATTGTTACAAATTAGGCACAGCAGTTATCAAAATGCACTCACTTGCATAGCTATAGGACTTATTAAGGAGATTAAAATAGATCTAAAACTATCCAGTACTGGAGGTGCTGGACAACTGTTGAACACCCGATTTTCCCTCTGAAGTGCCCTCTAATACTACATGATTCATACATCTGTataatttcctcatttctaaCTCTGGTCCCAAAACTCTCCAGCTGCGGATAAGAATCAAAACACATAATCTTTAATAATGGGAGCTATCTATGGCCCAAAGTGATCAGCAAGAggtagaactttaaaaaaaaaaaagttgtaacttATTTAAATCTTATAGGACTGTGAATCAACAACAATGCTCTCCCTTGGAATTCCAGAATGGTTCATAAAACCGCTCCTCTAAAATTCAAAGCGCTGTAAACTGGGTGTGGAAGGCAGGTATCCGAATTGCTATCATTAATGAAGAAATCATTCTTTCACAACAAAGACATTTATTCCCTCTTCTTACCATAAATGTTCTAATCTTCCCCCCACAATAACCTAGTCAGCTGGTatttctgaatttcaaaattGTCTAGCGTGATAAAGAAGTGGTTATAGGGAAGTTTTACATTTTGCCTGACTGCATGAGATAACACGTTCAACATTGGCAAAGCTACAGTTGTAACTAAATCAGGATTTTTTTAACCCCAGAAGATTCACAATTTAATCAATCAACTCTTCTATTCCTGAACATGTATGTATGAGTAGCCTACATTTCTTTAAAAGGACATGCAAAAACACAACCACCTAGGAAACTCCCTCACTAGATGGACTTAGGTTGAACCTTCCAACTTGCTCTAATAGAGCTTATTAGTAACTGCGAGGTATTCACCTTCTGGTCTGGCAGTAGTGGATTGCTCTGAAGTGAATTCAAATGGCCATTGATGAGAGCTGTAGGTCTATCATGTTCACAAAATAAACTGCCATTGATGTAGTGAAACCGATCTCCCGGGACCAGGCGATTCCGGCAGGTAGAGCATGTAAAACACTGCAAGGGAAAAGCAAACCCACTGAAAACAAGTACAAATTAAGTCTTTTGTGGTCACAAGTTTGTAAACTGTTTTTAAGCAGGTTATCTGTCAAGTACAGGGAGCCACTTATGGCTTGGTGTTTTCCTTCCTTCGACATGATTCTAGAAAATAAGAAGCCCAGATGCAAGAAACTAGAGCAAGCTAAAGGGGGAAAGAGACCAATAGGTGTGTGCTTCCCacggtgtggggggcgggggcgggtatGTAATCATCACTGCCACACTACAATTTCAATGGATTCCTTCTGTGTTTGCGGCTTGAGACAACAGGGTTCCCACTAAAGAGACATGCTTTGTCTCCATGCGGGAAAGGTATGGTTCTTTTAAAAGCACAAAGGAGGAGCAGATGCTACCTTCAGATGATACACATTGCCTTGGGCCCTCATGACGAGTTCACTCGCAGGAATAGACTGTCCACAAGCGCTGCAAGCACCGCTATTCCCAAATAACCTGAAACAAAGATGATGGGGACACCAATGAATAATcccaaaccaaagaaaaagaaagaaatcccccagcctctggccctCCCTTTGGAAAGTATTTGACAGAGGTGGAATTTTTAGGCTCAGGCTTCAAATTTTATAAGTGATTTACATCATCCAGGAAAAAATCCTTTTGGGGGTCACAGGTAACTTCTGCCTACCGCAGAGGAAGAGGATGCCCCAGGTTTAATGAAAATATTGACTTACCCTTCTAGCAAATACAAAACAATTCTGTTCTACACACATTTTATCAGATTACTGAgttcatcataaaaaaaaaaaagatacaattcaTGACTGGAGTTTAAATGCACTGTGTCCTTGAACTTATATGAAGAACTCTTTTGTACTTTAATCATATCTTGAGATATGAGTCATCAAAAGGGTTAAGAGGATTTGATTGTATATCTAAGAAGACATCATGCTCAGTGTATTGAAACTCCCGTAAACCTCCATCAGTGCAGACTTTCCATTAGAAACTCTCTGCTATCCAGGTTGATATATAATGTGTATGGGTTAACCTTTTCAATCATGGTGTCAACACTTAAGATTTGCCTCTGCTCATCTCTTTCATCctaaccttctctctctcttgatAATGAAATGCTTGCTCCAACTTCCCTCTATCTGCTCCTGAGTCCACAATTTAGATTACTTCATCTCTGCTAGCAACAAACTGAATGAAATTTCGATTTGAGCAGAAAGTAATTTACCGGGATCTGGACCCATTTGTCATCATATCTCTCTGGGTGTTTGCTGTATCACTGCAGTTTTCCTATGCAATCAAATGAGACCACAACATCTGccatggggggaggagggggagaaggagaaggctgCAGAGGAGGGGAAAGCTCCAGGAAGTGTGGTGTACTGAAGAAAGATATATACATAATTCCTTATATTCTTCCACAggcacaaaaaatattttaatgaacacCGAACTTTGGCTTTTATGGAATCTGTAGATTCAAGCTGGGGAGCTTTATTTGCTTTTGGGCTTTCctctttaatatccacaaatatttattaaacagacCAAAATGATTTCACATTGAAAGGTGCTGTCGGAACAAGCAAGCAGGGCCAGAGAGGCACTtttcaacaatgaaaaaacaaagtaATGGGACTTACAAATTAACATATCGGTGTCgtcataaatattaatatttgcattttttccttgTTCAAATAAAGTCATAAAATGCAGTTTGTGTCAAACCAGGAGACACACTCCTATAGAACACCCCGTAATCTGAATGATTGCAGCATGCctctatataaaaataattgctttgaGTTTTCAGAATCTGGTCTTGCAGAAGAGGCTTGTCATGTTCAAACTACTAATTTGCTGTCGCCACTTTATTGAAAATAGCCTGTAAGTTGTTATTAAATGTATCGACTGAACGACAGGGAGAGTAGTAAAACTGCCCCTTAAGATGGCTTTTAATAGGAAGCCCGAGAAACAAATTTTGCAGTAGCATCGATTTGAAGAGTTCAATCAAAACTCCATTTCAAAACTAATTAGTCTGAGATCCACGACACATTGACACGTTCTTGCAGAATCAGAGCAGTTAGAGAGAAAGCTGAAATAATACACTGTCAGGACCTCTAGCCGCACGACCACACCGTGTGGGAGCAAGGGGGCCGCTGGCCTGCCATCTCCTGACGCTGGACCACTTTAGGAGCACTGACGAGGACCTCCCAGAGTCTCACTCACAGCATCCTGCAAGTGTGGGTTGTCACTGCTGCCGCAGGGGGGCTTCTCAGAAGGGTAGAGTTAGTGTGACCAGAGAATTAGCACTGCCACTGGGAAGGAGTTTATGATCAACAGCAGGACTATTTCAAAACCCAAAAGGGGTACCAATTCAGACACTTCGAGTGAGAATAAAGTTAAAAACCTGTCGATGTAGCCAAAAACACGCTGAGGATAAAAAGGGGGTAGTGTAGATAATAGGGTTAGGGAACAGAATTCTATTGGGAGCCAAGGACCAAATATTCTCTTAGAGTAACCCAGAAGGATTTTAATGGATAAGAGTCTATAATTATGGCTGTCACTACCAACAGGTACACAATGACACTCCATCTTAAAAACACCCTTTCACAGTACCGATCTGATTAcccaacctaagtgttcatttatttaacaattcACCCTGAGTAAAGTCAGTTGTATGTCTTCAACATCTAAGTGTGTTTTAATAATCAGGGCAGTTGTGTGTAATCCAAAAGCTTTTCATACATCTTATTTTCTCCAGTGCCACTTTCCTAACCTTCAGGGAACAATCAGCCACAAAAAGCACGGGATTCCTAAAGTGTCAGAAAGTACAAAGTTTGAAAATGACCACGATCTACTCAGGATTGATGTGCTATTGAACAATATTACTAATGGAGTTCAAGATCTTTCCATGCCTACAGCTTTAAGGCTGCCTCAGAGCAGAACACTTAAATGTCTATACACATTTTAATCCCTTTTTTACCAAAGAGGAAGGCTACCATTAGAATTCCACCCTTTTTCTGaaaagttgtggttttttttttttttaaacatttctgctCGCTGGAGAGTTAATTATCTAACCAGGGGGACTGTCCAGGACAGTGTTTGATTTAAAAGGCTCGAGGCTTTAGGTGCTCAATTAAGTAGCTATCGGTCTCAGACTGGACTATAATGGGCTCTTTTCTCTTTAACTCAAGCAACAGGGAGATATACCCCAGGTCAGGCTAATTAAAGCCAGGGGAGTCTTTAATTGTGATGACAGAATCggtttcagtttcctttctttgggtCCTCAGTCCAAGAAGGTCGTTAATATTTCAGCATTTGGGCAATGCAATCAATCACAAACATCAAGAGGTTCCTTAtatggggaaaagagagaaaccCCACCAAACCTCCACACTTTAAAGGTGCTTTGCTCCTAGGAAAAACACCTTGAAGTGCCAGTACTGTTTGCCAGCTCCAGCTCTCCTTGCTGACAGAAAAGAGATGGAGAGCAAGTTGTATTTTTAGTTCAGTAATAATACTTAGCATCTTTCCCTAACTTCAGTGACCAATAGGTGGGCCTATTTTCCACTGCATTATTACTTCAAGCAAAATATATGCAATACTAGCGTTACCTGGCTGTTTTCTAAACTGCTTTCAGGCAAGGAGAGGTACGTTTCTAAGAGTGTGGCTGAAATGTATACATTTGTACCTGCAAGTAAATATCAGCAACCTATCTAGGAGAAAAATGCACATCCACAGCTACTGATCCAGATGCAATTGGTTTTCCAGCAGGTTCCTATATTTAATCTAAATTCTGCACCAGCTATATTAAATGTAACAAAGAAATGCAACCCAGAAATTATGCCTGGAGCCAAGTCCATTAAAGATACTTCAGAATAACTAGAGACCAAGCACCTTAAAAGCACCAGAAGCTATTGATACTTAAGAGGGGGGCTGTGAATAATCGAAACTGCTGCGttagagaggggagggaagggggaaaaaaaaaaatcagccaaatTACGCTTGGTTAATTCAGAGTAACAGATCTGCCCCCAAGTGAATTGGAGGCCTTGAATTAATTCTGTTATGACAAATCAAGATAAACGTTCCCCCTAAATTGCATGcgatttaattaatttttgagatcctcggatttttttttcctagctaaTAGTTCACATGCTCCTGTGCTGTCATTGTGCTTGAGTGGGCAGACTTCAAAGTGATATTAAATAACCAACTATTAGATTTACCTAGCACGTCCTATTGGAAAAGTGCCATTTAATTACCTAGCCTGTTCAATTAAAGGGACAGCATTCTCTGAATATAGCAGCTTGCTGTTGATTACCAGGGAAATGAACTCGCTGTCTGGCGGCGCCTCCGTTCCTAACGCTACCCCCTCCCCAAACACACCCTCCACCACCCACCAGCACCAGTCCCCCCGCCCCGGGCCCCCACCCACGGCCGCGCAGCGCTCACTGCGGCTGCGGGCGCCACGTGAACCTCCTGAGCAGAGCCCAGAGAGAGAAAGCGCGACCCACTCGTCCAGCTCCCGCCCTGCGCTCGCCCCCTCGCGGGCCCGAGGCACCGCGGCCAAGCGCCTCCACTGCGGCCTTGGGCGCCACCGGCCCCTAGCCTGGCCCCCGCCCGGTCGAGCGAGCGAGCGGACGAGACCCGGCACGCCGAGAACCGCCAACCGGGCTTCCGGCGCGTTTCCTCGCCTCACAGGACCTGAAGCCCCACCCGTCGATCTCCCCGAACTTCCTCCTCTCGCTGCACTTTCCGCGCCAGTCTTCGGGCCGGAGGTGGGGGTAGAGAAGGAGGACTCGAAGAAAGAGAATCAGAGTTTCTGAAGCTACTTGGTGGCGCTGGGATTGAGCTGGGGGTTCCAGAACTGGGGGGTAGTTGGGGGCGGGCGCTGGTAAGGTTCGCCTACTTTTGTAATTTTGTAAGGTGGCCGGGCCCGGCCGGCGTTGGCCCCTTTAAGATgcaccctccccttcctctcccttcacCCCCTCCTcgtctttccctctctctcttagaGGCCAATTTTGTTAATTAAATGTTTTGTTTGCGACGCAGCTCTCATTCATTGCGGACACGTCATTCGGAGCAGATCTAAGCCAGAGACCAGATCTCATTAGATAAAGCCCATCAGAACTAAGAAAATGGAGGAGCCACTAATTAAAGCTTTTAATTGTGCGGATTCGCTGCAGCAAGGTTTTATCTGAAATCTTGGGAGGGAGAAGAGGCAGAAGTTCAGTTCTGCCCAATCGACACTCGGTCGCCCAGGGGTAAGGGACTAGGGAAAAGCGgcaccctcctcctccagccccctcccctccccgggcCTCTCCCAGCTCTCCCGAAGCTTTTTAGCCAGATCTTGGTTGTTTTCAAAAAAACACCACAAAAAACCACAACCTCAAAGTCAGACAGTTTAAAAGCCCCTTAATAAATCGCTCTGTGGTCCCAGCTGGGGCCATAGAGCCGAAGAGTCCCCTTCACCTGGTGGCCGGCGAGCGGATTAGTCCTGCTCCTCAGCGGCCGTCACTGCAGAATTGAAAGCGCCTTCAACAAGTGGAcagaggggaggctggggagggagtaGCTGAGAGGGAAAGGAACACGCGCCTCCGCTCCTTCCCACCCTTTTGGCATCTTGGTGGGCAGAAGGAAGGAACACTGAAGGAAGTCTTAGGAGATCCCTTAAAAAtggggagttggggggggggggggcggcggggggaagatgctgctgctgagcTCTAAGCAGTGTGAGGAAAAGATCAATTTGGTACTGAGCTAGAACACATCTCTCCAGGACAAATCTAAGGTTCTCAGGGTATCCTCTGGTTCACCAGCATTGGTTCCAGTTTTcagtaatgaaaaaagaaaggaaaggagaatatGAACTCAATTAATTGATGTTTGGGGTTGGGCACACATCCTTCCTTTCTCCATTAAGCCACGAGAAAAACACCAAATGGGCATTGATATTTGTTCCCAAgaataaggaaagaaatggaagtgATTCCCAGGAAGCCACTTGCCTAAACCTGTCCCGAGGGAATGCAAGTGGACCCATCTTCTTTTTAATTAGTCGTAATCAGAATGTTTTCTGAAGGCACATGGAAAGGAGATGAATCTGTACCATTCACTGCTTCTGAACAGCACTGTCAATTTTTCCCCTTTAAGCCACCCTCCTTACCACCGTTTTGCTCTCTATTTAATTACAATACTGTCAAAGCTCATGGCATTGCTTGGAAGGAGAATAAGAAAGCATTACACCCATGCTCCTGCTGGTTTTCCAACACTTCTAAAAAACCAGTTTATGAAATTAATGCTGccctcttaatttaaaaataaaagccctcTCCCTTCctgtatctatatacatatatttttaacttgGCTGATTGAGGAGGCCAGTACTGCATTACTGGAAAACCAAATGTCACCTTATTCCATCATTTTACACTAATGATATCGCTGCGATAAACATAGCCATACTACTCAGCTCCGAATTGCACTGGGGTCTTTTGCAGTTTTAGACCCAGAGTGAGGGAATCACAATAgagctaaacttaaaaaaaaaatacctcatcTATTGATTAACCCACATAGAAGAAAGAGTAAAAATGTTCTAATCTCTATAAAGAAAAGGGTTTAGAGCAGAAATTTAAATAGAACGCAGTTTTTTAAAGTGAGCGGTATTCTA
Proteins encoded in this region:
- the LMO4 gene encoding LIM domain transcription factor LMO4, which translates into the protein MVNPGSSSQPPPVTAGSLSWKRCAGCGGKIADRFLLYAMDSYWHSRCLKCSCCQAQLGDIGTSCYTKSGMILCRNDYIRLFGNSGACSACGQSIPASELVMRAQGNVYHLKCFTCSTCRNRLVPGDRFHYINGSLFCEHDRPTALINGHLNSLQSNPLLPDQKVC